The following proteins come from a genomic window of Nicotiana tomentosiformis chromosome 12, ASM39032v3, whole genome shotgun sequence:
- the LOC138902782 gene encoding uncharacterized protein, translated as MNEIDAPYLFNEAQQALNQASVLHHENLLRYQDKLNQLEDEVRGLTEKRDTYKLLSEQRKGEAKSLRAELEVARKEDAYLVKQINIFDVSDDELDTVTNGQNPQVQQKIEWIDQFRAKMDAVKVEAEEWRGRMDCLASEKETARAQLTSAEVQLRATKEKAEVQAQEIEELQSQLSSAVSDRETLPKELKAAKSVVEVTKADAD; from the exons ATGAATGAGATAGATGCGCCCTACCTGTTTAACGAAGCACAACAAGCGCTAAACCAA GCCTCAGTACTTCACCATGAAAATTTACTTCGGTATCAGGACAAGTTGAACCAGCTTGAAGACGAAGTCCGAGGGCTTACTGAGAAGAGAGACACCTACAAACTCCTCAGTGAGCAACGTAAAGGAGAGGCTAAgagccttcgagctgagttggagGTGGCTCGGAAAGAAGACGCCTACCTGGTTAAGCAGATAAACATATTTGATgttagtgacgatgagctagACACGGTGACTAACGGTCAGAACCCGCAGGTCCAACAAAAGATCGAATGGATCGACCAATTCCGAGCCAAGATGGATGCAGTCAAGGTCGAGGCCGAAGAATGGAGAGGCAGGATGGACTGCCTGGCCTcagaaaaggagactgcccgggCGCAGTTGACCTCAGCAGAGGTCCAGCTTCGGGCGACAAAGGAAAAAGCCGAGGTGCAGGCCCAAGAAattgaggagctccagtctcagctaagCTCGGCCGTCTCTGACCGAGAAACCCTTCCCAAGGAGCTCAAAGCGGCCAAGTCAGTGGTTGAAGTGACCAAAGCTGATGCCGACTAG